TCAGGGGTGCCGATCAAGATCATCGCTTGCGGGTTTCGCATGGCACCGTTTGCATTCTACTCGCTGCCGAAGGCACCAATCCGCACAGTCAAGGACATGGTCGGCAAACGCATCGGGATTCAGCCAACCGCCCGTTACGTCCTGGATGCAATCCTTCTCAAGAATGAGATCGATCCGTCGAGCCTTACGATCACGAACATCGGGTTCGACATGACGCCGTTAACGACGGGCCAGGTCGATGCGGTGACGGGCTGGATCACCAACACCCAGGCGCTGTCCGTTCTTGGGCCTGACCGGATCGATTTGATGATGAAGGATACGGGGCTGCCGTCTTATGCTAACGTCTACTTCGCAACCGACGATGCGATCGACAAGCACGCCGACACGCTTTCGAAGGCAATGCGAGCCATAGCCAAGGGCTGGGCATGGACGCACGAGCATCCGGAAGACGCGGTGAAGCTCACGGTCGAAGCCTATCCGCAGCTCGACCTGGCGGTGGAGTTGAAAACGATACCGCGGATCATGTCACTGAGCTTCGATGAGACGACGGCAAAGGATGGATGGGGTACCTTCGATCCCCAGGGTATTGCCGAGCAAATCGCGGCCTATGACAAGGTTGGCCAGTTCAAGTCCGGCCCACCGAAGCTCGATGACTGCTTTTCGACCGCCATATTGGAGATGACGGCAGGAGACCGTCCGAAAATCGGATGAACCCTGTGACAAACGAAATTGCAATCGAGGCGAGGAGCCTTGGGCTCGGCTATCCGGGATCGATGCAGCCAGTTCTGGAGGGCGTCGATCTCAGCGTCGCCAAAGGCGAGTTTCTGACGATCCTTGGCCCGTCTGGATGCGGAAAGTCGACGCTCCTTCGCGCAATTGCCGATCTGCTGCCGCCGATCAACGGCCGGCTTTCCGTGCTTGGGAAGCCGGCAGCGGAGGCGAGACGGAAGCGGGAGGTTGGATTTGTATTCCAGGAGGCCACCCTTCTTCCCTGGCGCACGGTGCGAGACAATGTCTGCCTGCCATTGCAGGTTGGAAAAGGCCGCATCGCCAAATCGGTCGAGCCCAGGGCCGACCATTGGCTGGAGCTGGTCGGCCTTGCCCATCTATCGGATCGCTATCCAAACCAGCTTTCGGGCGGACAGCGCCAGCGCGTTTCGATTGCACGCGCCTTGCAGTGCGAGCCGGACATCCTGCTGATGGACGAGCCCTTCGGGGCGCTCGACGAAATCACCCGCGACCGGCTCAATGATGAACTTCTCTCCATCTGGCGTCGGACACACGCGACGATCCTGTTCGTGACACACAGCATAACCGAGGCGATTTATCTCGGGGGGCGCGTACTGGTGCTTGCCGCAAATCCTGGCCGGTGCCAGGCCCTCATCGATCTCGCGTCACTGAAGGACGAAAACGGCGTCTGTCGCAGGGAAAGCCCGCAGGCACAGGATATAGCAGCGCAACTGCGCCAGCTGCTGCGCGAAGGTGGAGCGTAATCCCTTGAAGAGAGACCAACTTTCCCTGTTGGAAGCGACTATTCTTCCAGTTGCCGGCGCGTTCTCATTGTTGGTCGTCTGGCAATGGGTGTTACCGGCGCTCGGCGTTCCGGCTTATATTGTCCCAACGCCCCTCTCGGTCCTGCGCACATTCGCCAGTGAATGGCAGGGGCTCGTCCAGAACGCGCTGCCCACCTGGTACGAGGCTCTTCTTGGCTTTTTTCTCGGCAATCTCATTGCGGTGATCCTTGCCATTGTCTTCGTCTACAGCCCACGTGTCCGGGCGGCATATTTTCCTGTCGTGCTGCTCTTCAATACCATTCCGGTTTTGGCTCTGGCACCAATCATCATTCTCGTCTTCGGTCTCGGCATTTTACCCAAGGTCGTGATCGCCGCCCTCCTCTGTTTCTTCCCGACGCTCGTCAACATGGTGCGCGGTTTGACATCGGCGACAAGCAACGAGCTGGAGCTCATGCATGTTCTGTCGGCAAGCGGATGGGAAACCTTTTGGCGTCTGCGGGCTCCGCGGTCGGTGCCGCTTCTGTTCGCCTCATTGCGAATATCGGCAACGACCTCTGTGATCGGCGCGATCGTGGGGGAATGGATCGGATCAGACCGTGGACTTGGCGCCGTCATCATCCAGTCGACGTTCAATTACCAGGCCGAAAGGCTGTTTGCGGCGGTGCTGCTTGCCTCGCTGTCCGGCATCATCTTCTTTGCGATCGTTGGCCGGATCGAGCGGATCTTTCGCCGGCTGGCATCGCCGTGAACCAGGCATGTCCTCGACAGACATGATAGCGTCAGCGCTCGCCCTTGACCTGGATCAGATAAGGTGGCGTCAGGCCCGCGGGGATGGCGGGCAGATGCTGGAGGATTGTCAGGTTAGGATCAAGCGCCCGGCGCAGGTGATCGGCGAGCGCGGCACTGGCCTTGTCGATATCGCCCGCGAGCAAGGCGTCATAGACGCGTGTGTGCTCTGATATCATTCTGGAAATTTCCTCCTCTGTGCGGAAATTGGCGAAGGTCGAGTGGGTGGCGATCAGCACACGCTGGCTGCGACGAACTGCCGAAAGAAGCACGGTGTTGGGACAGGGCGCAAGCGAGTCAAGATGCAGGTCGGCCTCAGCTCTCTCCAGCTTTTCCGGCGCCTGCGGATAGGAGCCAAGGGATTTCAGCCGTAGCCGCCGCTCCTCGAGGGCGGGCTTGTCGAGAGAGGCGTAAGCCTGGCGCAGCGCTTCCGGCTCCAGCAGGCGGCGCATGTCGTAGTGATGGCGGAAAACCCTGGCGCTGAGCGGGCCGGCATACCAGCGATTGTTGCTGTCCTGCTCGATGATGCCGCTGCGTTCGAGCTGCGTCAGCACTTCATGGGCAATGGTGCGGCTGACATCGTAGTGCTGGGCAAGGGCGGTTTCGTTCAACAGGAAGCGGCCATAGGCAAGACAGACGGCAACGGCGTGCTCGACTTCCGGATAGATCTGCTCCCGGCGGTTGACGACCGGCACGGTGAGCGAATGCGGCAGGTCAAGGCCGGCCGCAAAAAGGTCACCGCGCTGCGGATCGCCGCCTGGCACGATGTAGCCGCGTCCTTCGAAGGTTTGAACAAGGTCTTCGGACAGCAGCCGGGCCAGCGCGATCCCGGCCGGAATGCGGCTGACATTGAAGGCGCGCGCCACGTTCGTCTGGCCGAGAACGAGACCCGGCGTCAGCGCGCGCCGTTCCAGATGGTCGCGTAGAACCTGATAGATCGTCAGATAGATCGGCTCCGACCGAACAGCCGCAGCGGCGCCTTCAGTCTCCACCTCGCTCGGCATAGTCATGTCTGTTCCAGAGGTTCTCTGCCCATTGCCCGATGCGCCCGATCAGCTTGCGGGCGGTCTTGCCTGCGCGATCCATGATGAAGAAACCATGGATGGTTCCCTGCCACTCCTCGTAACAGACGTCATTTCCGGCGGCAATCAAGCGCTGTGCATAAGCGCGGCCCTCGTCGCGCAGCGGATCATGGTCGGCGGTGATCAGCAAGGTCGGCGCGAGGCCCGCGAGGTTGCTCGCCAGCAGCGGCGAGACCCGGGGATCAGCAGGCGGCGTGCCGCCGGAGAGATAATTTTCCGCATACCAGATCATCGTCGATTGATCGAGCGAAAAGCCGCTTGCGAACTCAGCGCGGCTTGCTGTGGTGCTCGAGAGATCGGTCGCCGGATAGATCAGGACCTGCCCAGCAAGCCCGACGCCAAGATGGCGCGCGCGGATCGCCAGCGATGCGCAAAGGCTTGCGCCGGCACTGTCGCCTGCAAGGATCAGCCTGCCTGCATCGAGCCCGCGCACCTCACCATTCTCCTGAAGCCAGAGAAGTGCCGCTTCAGCATCCTCGAAAGCGGCCGGAAACGGCGCTTCCGGCGCCTTGCGGTATTCGACCGACAGCACATTGGCGCGGGCGGCATTGGCGAGCGTCCGCACGGGGCCGTCATGGGTTTCGATGCTGCCGACCATCCAGCCGCCGCCATGGAGGAAGAGGATGGTTCGCCTGGCGTCGGCCCTGCGATAGAGCCTTGCCTTCAGCTTCATTTCACCGTTTGGGATTTCGAGATTCTCGATATCCGCAACCTCGTCCTTTGCCCCCCAAAGAAGGGCTAGCCGAACCTCGGAATCGGCACGCGCTTCCTGGGGCGAAAGCGTTTCCAGAGCCGGCCCGCCCAATGCGTCGATCTCCTCCAGCAGGGTTCGATATTCCTGCAACAGCCTCGATCGATCGACCGGGGCCTGGTTTTCTTGCGGCTTCATCAACTCCTCCCGCCGATTGCCTGCCGAGATGGAACAGGAAGATGACAAAAAAGTCAATTATTGAATATTGCATGCGATATTCGATCGTGTTAGCGATTGAGTATGGCAATGCTGGAAGAGGACTGGCTTGCCCAAACGGGAGGATGTCATGACAATTCGCAGTTTCATTGCTGCAGGCCTTGCATGCTCTGTGGCGCTCGCGCCGCTGGGCGCCTTCGCCTCGGATAACAAGATCGCCCTGGTTCCGGGTGGTCCACATCCCTATTTCGCGCCCTGGGAACAGGCTGCAGCTGATGCCGCGAAGGATTTCGGCATCGCCGCCGTCGACTATAAAGTGCCGAGCGAATGGAAGCTTGAGGCGCAGACCGAGCTTCTGGAAAGCCTCGCGGCACAGGGCACCAACGGCTTCGGCGTCTTTCCGGGCGACGCGGTCGGCATCAATGCCACGGTCTCGGAAATGAAGAGCAACAGCATTCCATCCGTCGCGCTCGGCGGCTGCGCGCAGGATCCGACCGATGTCGGGCTTTGCCTGGCGACAGACGTCTCCCAATCGGCCTATCTCGGCACCAAGGCGCTGATCGAGGCCATGGGCGGCAAGGGCACGATCGTTCATCTGGCCGGCCTGCTCGTCGATCCGAACACGACGCTGCGCGTCAAAGCGGTCGAAAAGGCCGTCGGCGAAACGAACGGCGCCGTCACGCTGCTGCAGACGGTCGGCGATACCGATAGCCAGGAACAGGGCGACCAGAAGATCAACGCGCTGCTCGCAGCGCAGAAGGACAAGATCAACGGGATGATTGCCACCGGATACATTTCCTCGGTGGTTGCCGCAACGGCACTCAAGAACCTCGGTGACAAGAAGATCAAGCTCGTCGGCATCGATGACGACAAGATCATCCTCGACGGCATTCGTGACGGTTTCGTCGCCGGCACGATGGCGCAGAACCCCTATGGCCAGGCCTATATCGGCGCCTATGTGCTGGACCAGATGGCGGAAGGCTGCAGCGTGAAGGCCGATGCCCCGTGGATCGCGACGCCGCAGACTGCGCATTTCGTCGATTCCGGTACGTTGCTGATCTCGGCCAAGAACGTCGATGGCTATAAGGACGACCTGAAGGCGCTGACGAAGAAGCTGCAGGCGAGCTTCAAGGACACCTATCTCTCCTGCAAGTGAGGAGAATGGCGCGGGGCCGAACAGGCCTCGCGCCAGATTATCGACATTGCCCACTTCCGTTTAACGATACCGGTCATCCCAGCGCATGGCACCCATCGACAATGATAGTCCCGTCCCCGATGCAGGCAGACGCAGCCTGCTGGGACTTTTGACCAGAGGACCGGCGCAGCTTGGTATTCTGATCATTCTTCTGATCCTGTGGGCCGTCTTCAGCAGTCTTGCGCCGGGCTTCCTGTCCCGCTTCAACCTGAATTCCATGGGGCGCTCGGTCGCGATCGATGTCGTGGTCGGCTTTGCGCAGATGGTGGTGCTGGCGACCGGCGGCATGAACCTCTCGGTCGGTGCCATCGGCGTTTGCTGCGTGATGGCCGCCGGCTATCTGATGCAGCTGGCCGGCCTTCCCATTCCGGTTGCGATCCTCCTGACCCTTGCCTTCGGCGGCTTCCTCGGCGCACTCAACGGGCTGGCCATCGTCAAAACCGGGGTCAACAGCTTCATCGTCACACTTGCGAGCGCCAGCCTGTTTTCCGGCGGTATGCTCATCTTCACCAAGGGCGTGCCACTGAACGGATTGCCGGCAACATTCGGCGCCTTCGGCCGCAGCGGCATCGGCCCGATACCATCGCTGGCAATCGTCGCCTTCGTGATCGGCGCAACGCTCTACATCCTGTTCAAGCATACGGTGCTCGGCCGGCAGGTTCTGGCCGTCGGCGCCAATGCGCGCACGGCGGAAATGTCGGGCATCCCGGTCGGGCGGATCACCATTTTCGTTCATGTGCTCTCGGGTGTGCTCGCTGGCGCTGCCGCCTTGATGCTGACATCGCGGCTTTCGGCGGCCATGCCCGCGGTTGCCGGCGACGACTGGCTGCTTCCCTCCTTCCTCGCGCCCGTCATCGGCGGCACGGCGCTGGCCGGCGGCATGGTCTCCGTCATCGGCACAATCCTCGGCGCGCTGCTGGTCGCAACCATCCGCAGCGGCTTGCTCGTGCTGCAGGTCGGGAATTTCTGGCTGCAGCTCTTCCTCGGCATCTTCCTGCTCTCGGCGATCCTCTTCGAGCGCTACCGGACGACGCTCGCCATCAGCGAACAGACGAGGCGCGCATGAAGACGCTCATTTCCCTGGCCGCACGGACGCAGTGGTCCGGCATCCTTGTCGGCGTAGTCGCCGGCGGCATCGCGCTCAGCCTCGCCTCTCCCGCCTTCATGACGGAATTCAACTGGTTCGTGATGCTGCGCAGCATCTGCGTGTCGCTGCTCGTCGCCTTCAGCCAGATGGTGATGCTCGGCGTCGGACAGATGAACCTTTCGGTCGGAGCGCTCGGCGGGCTCGTCGCTGTCGTCACCGGCGGTCTGATGGATGTCTGGGGCTTGCCGGCGTTCGTCGCCATCATCATTGGCATCGCGTTCGGCGGCTTTGCCGGTTTCGTCAATGGCTGGCTGACGGTGCGCACCGGCATCAACGGTTTCATCGTGACGCTCGCGACCGGCTCGGCCTTTGCCGGCATCAATCTCGGCATCACCAAGGCCATTCCCTTCTACAATCTCTCACCGGCCTTCGTCGCTTTCGGCAATGGGCGGTTCGGGCCTTTCCCGATGCTGCTCATCGTGCCGCTGCTGGTCACCGTGCTGCTCGTGATCTTCTTTGCGCGCACGGTCGAGGGCCGCTATATGCTGGCGGTCGGCGGCAACAGCCATGCAGCGGAACTCTCCGGCATCTCCGTTGCCTGTGCCACCATCATGGCGCATGTCCTGTCAGGCCTGCTTGCCGCGACTGCCGGCGTGCTCGCGGTCGCCCAACTCGGTTCGGCGCAGCCGACGATCGGCGCGGATTGGGTGGTCATTTCCTTTGCGGCTCCGATCATCGGCGGTGCGAGTCTCGCCGGCGGCTCCATATCCATTCTCGGCACTTTCATCGCCGTGCTCTTGGTCGGGCTGATCCAGAACGCCATGGTACTGCTGGCAGTCGATCCCTATTGGGTCACCTTCCTGCTCGGCGCGCTGATCCTTGCCGCCGTCTGGATCAACCGCTATCGCGCAATCCGGGTCGGGGAGGATTGAGATGGCGCTCGTTCTCGACAAGATCGGCAAGTCCTTCCCCGGCGTCAGGGCGCTCAACAACGCCTCGCTGGCGCTCAAAGGCGGCGAGATCCACGCGCTGATGGGCGAAAACGGCGCCGGCAAATCGACGCTGATCAAGGTCATCACCGGCGTTCACCGGCCCGACAGCGGGACCATGACGCTGGACGATGCGCCGCTGTCGCTTGCCTCGCCGCGCGATGCGATCAAGCTTGGCATTTCTGCCGTGCATCAGGAGCGCAACCTCATTCCACGCTTCTCGGTTGCCGAAAACATCCTTCTGGAGGGCCTGCCAGTTCGAAACGGCCTCGTCGATTTCCGCCGCGCCAACGACGAGGCGCGCGAACATCTGCGCAAGGTCGGCCTCGATATCGATCCGGCAACCGAGGTCCGGCGTCTTAGCGTCGCGCAGATGCAGATGGTGGAGATCGCCAAGGCTCTCAGCCACAAGGCGAAGGTGCTGCTGCTCGATGAGCCGACCGCATCGATCACCGACGCCGAAACCGAAATCCTCTTCCGCCTCGTGCGCCAGCTGCGCGATCAGGGAACGGCAATCCTCTTCGTCAGCCACAAACTCGAAGAGGTCTTGAGCCTTTGCGACCGCGTCACGGTTCTGCGCGACGGGGAAGCGACACTACGCGGCGCGCCGATGGCCGGCATGACAAGGCAGACGCTGATCGAGGCGATGATCGGCCGCGCCGAACGGCCGGTGATCGCCCGCGCAGGCAAATCACGCGAAGGCATGCCCAAGCTTGAGCTTCGCGACGTTGCCACCGCTGCCGGCCACAGCGATATTTCCTTCTCGCTGCACCGTGGCGAAATCCTCGGGCTCTACGGGCTTGTCGGCGCCGGACGGACCGAACTGATCCGCGCCATCATCGGTAAGGACAAGGTAACGTCCGGCACGATTGAGATCGACGGCGAGCCCGTGCGCATCCATTCGGTCGAAGAGGCGATCAAGCGCTTCCGCATGGGCTATGTCAGCGAGGACCGGAAACATGAGGGCGTCATCCTCGCCCATCCTATCCGCTCCAACATCGCCATGACGGTCTGGGACAGGATCGCATCCACCCTCGGCCTGATCGGCGCTGGCCAGGAGCGCAAGACCGCCGCCCCGCTTGCACGGCAACTGGAAATCCGCACACCCAGCCTGGAGCAGCTTGTCGGCAATCTTTCGGGCGGCAACCAGCAGAAGGTTTCGCTCGCCAAGTGGCTGGCAGCCGATGTCGACATCCTTTTCATCGACGAGCCGACCGTCGGCATCGACATAAAGGCCAAGGCCTATATTCACGAGTTGATCAACGGGCTTGCCGACAAGGGCATGGCGATCCTGCTGATCTCGAGCGACATGCCGGAAATGGCGGCGCTCGCCGACCGCATCCTCGTCATGCACGATTTCAGGATCGTCCACGAGCATCAGAACGACCGCAAATATGAGACGGCAAGCCGCGCCATCATGTCGGCGATCCACGCGGCCGAACCCGGCCAGACCCGCACGGCAAGCTAGGAGGAAGCATGGCCCGCATTGAAAAGATCGAACTGCGCATGGTGGACCTGCCGCCGAAGGTGAAGCGCACCGATGCGATCCAGAGCTTCGTCAGCCAGGAAACGCCAATCGTCACCATCACCGATTCCGACGGTGCTTCCGGCACCGGCTATTCCTATACGATCGGCACCGGCGGCTCCTCCGTCATGCGGCTTCTGTCGGACCATCTGGTCCCGCTGCTGATCGGCGAGGATGCCGATTGCATCGAGGCGATCTGGCACAAACTGGAATTTGCCACCCACGCCACGACGATCGGGGCGATCACGGCGCTGGCGCTCGCCGCCGTCGATACCGCGCTGTGGGATCTGAGAGCCAAAAAGCAGAAGCTGCCGCTGTGGAAACTCGCAGGCGGCGCCAAGGACAGCTGCCCGCTCTATACGACCGAAGGCGGTTGGCTGCATATCGAGAAGCAAGCGCTCGTCGAAGACGCCCTGCAGGCCAAGGCCAAGGGCTTTTCCGGCTCGAAGGTGAAGATCGGCAGGCCACATGGCGCCGAGGACTATGACCGGCTGTCTGCCATGCGCGCAGCACTCGGTGACGGTTTCGAGATCATGACCGACTGCAATCAGGGCTTTACCGTCGATGAGGCCATCCGCCGGGCCGCACGGCTGGAGGAGCTCGACCTCGCCTGGATCGAGGAACCGCTGCCGGCCGACGATCTCGACGGGCATATCCGGCTTTCCCGCTCAACCTCGACGCCGATCGCCGTCGGTGAATCCCTTTATTCGATCCGGCATTTCCGCGAATATATGCAGAAGGGCGCCTGCTCGATCGTCCAGGTCGACGTTGCCCGCATCGGCGGCATTACGCCCTGGCTCAAGGTCGCGCATGCGGCCGAAGCCTTCGACATTCCGGTCTGCCCGCATTTCCTGATGGAGCTGCATGTCAGCCTCGTCTGCGCCATTCAGAACGGCAAATATGTCGAATATATCCCGCAGCTCGACGACCTGACGACCAAGGGCATGGAGATCCGGAACGGCCACGCCATCGCTCCTTCCCAACCCGGCATCGGCATCGAATGGGACTGGGAGGCCGTGAAGGCCCGCAGCATCGCCGAGTTCACGACGGCAATCACGCAAGGGCGGTAGAACATGCAGCGCATGGGCATGGTGATCGGCCTGGAGCCGGACAAGGTCGCGGAATACAAGGCGCTGCATGCGGCTGTCTGGCCGGAGATCCTGGCACTGATCTCCGCCTGCAACATCACCAACTATTCGATCTTCCTGAAGGAGCCGGAAAACCTGCTCTTCGGCTACTGGGAATATGTCGGCGACGATTTCACGGCCGATATGGCCAAGATGGCCGCCGATCCGGCAAACAAGGCATGGTGGGCCGCCTGCATGCCCTGCCAGAGGCCGCTCGCGACCCGCAAGGAAGGCGAGTGGTGGGCGACGATGCCGGAGGTGTTTCACCTCGATTGAGGCAGGAGCGATGAACCGCCGCGCACCTATCCTGTATCGCGGATCACCGGTTCCGATTTAGCGGCAAGCCCGCGGAACTCATCAGTCCCGGAAGACGTTTTCCGTGCATCCTCGCCTGTCTCATTTCGAGTCCATCGATAATTCGCACACCCATGGAGCCGGATGTCAACGCAGCAGATCCTCGCATTCTCCGTCATCGCCATGATGATGGGGGTCTTTATCTGGGATCGGTTCAGATATGACGTCGTCGCGTGTTGCGCGCTTGTTCTCTCCGTCGCGGTCGGAATCGTCCCTCCGGACAAGGCATTTTCCGGTTTCTCCGATGATATCGTCATTATCGTCGGCAGCGCGTTGATCGTCTCAGCCGGGGTTGCACGTTCAGGCGTCGTCGACATGGCGATCAAGCGATTCTTTCCGAACCTCAATACGCTGCACAGCCAGATTGCCCTGCTGATGATCGCCGTGGCATTGCTTTCCGCGTTCATCAAGAATATCGGCGCGCTGGCGATCATGATGCCGGTCGCCTTTCAGTTTGCCCGGAGGTCTGGCGTCTCACCGTCCAAATATCTGATGCCCATGTCATTCGCAGCCTTGCTTGGCGGCCTGATGACGCAGATCGGTACGTCGCCGAATATCGTCGTCTCGCGGCTGATGGCGGAGATGACGGGCAGTTCCTTCACTATGTTCGATTTCACGCCGGTCGGCAGTGTCCTGACGATCGTCGGCATCACCTTTGTTATCTTCTTTCACTGGCTGGTGCCAAGTCGTACGAAACAGGGCAGCTCGATCGAGGAAGCGGTCGACATCAAGAACTATACCTCGGAAGCGCTGGTTACGGCTGAATCGGCTGTCTTGGAAAAGCCGATCAGCGTTCTTGTCAAACCTGGCGACGGCGAGGCAATTGCCACTGCCGTCCTGCGCGGCGCGACGCGCATGTCCCCCTTCCCTGATCTCACACTCCGGGAAAACGATATCGTGCTGCTGGAAGGCCCGCCGGCCGCGCTCGACCGCATCGTGTCAGCCGGAAAGCTGCAGCTCGCCGGCAAGCCAATCAGGGAAAGTGGGCAGATGAAGGCGGAGGTCGTCTCGATCGAGGTGGTGATCGGTCAAGAATCGCCCCTGAGGGGCCGTTCCGTCAAGCAACTTGCGCTCGCCTATACGCGCGGCGTCAATCTGCTGGCCATCAGCCGGCATGGCCAACGGCTGAAGGAGCGCCTTGCCAATCTGACACTTGCAGCCGGCGACGTGCTCGT
The window above is part of the Rhizobium sp. WYJ-E13 genome. Proteins encoded here:
- a CDS encoding ABC transporter substrate-binding protein, with product MTMNRRRFLANGALTLAALSGGLSIFAPIRANAQSAKVVIKYDWLMSNGQIGDIVAAKKGFFQAEGLEVEFSPGGPNSATVPPVVTGQAGLGQFSDSAQLLLARASGVPIKIIACGFRMAPFAFYSLPKAPIRTVKDMVGKRIGIQPTARYVLDAILLKNEIDPSSLTITNIGFDMTPLTTGQVDAVTGWITNTQALSVLGPDRIDLMMKDTGLPSYANVYFATDDAIDKHADTLSKAMRAIAKGWAWTHEHPEDAVKLTVEAYPQLDLAVELKTIPRIMSLSFDETTAKDGWGTFDPQGIAEQIAAYDKVGQFKSGPPKLDDCFSTAILEMTAGDRPKIG
- a CDS encoding ABC transporter permease gives rise to the protein MKTLISLAARTQWSGILVGVVAGGIALSLASPAFMTEFNWFVMLRSICVSLLVAFSQMVMLGVGQMNLSVGALGGLVAVVTGGLMDVWGLPAFVAIIIGIAFGGFAGFVNGWLTVRTGINGFIVTLATGSAFAGINLGITKAIPFYNLSPAFVAFGNGRFGPFPMLLIVPLLVTVLLVIFFARTVEGRYMLAVGGNSHAAELSGISVACATIMAHVLSGLLAATAGVLAVAQLGSAQPTIGADWVVISFAAPIIGGASLAGGSISILGTFIAVLLVGLIQNAMVLLAVDPYWVTFLLGALILAAVWINRYRAIRVGED
- a CDS encoding ABC transporter ATP-binding protein; amino-acid sequence: MNPVTNEIAIEARSLGLGYPGSMQPVLEGVDLSVAKGEFLTILGPSGCGKSTLLRAIADLLPPINGRLSVLGKPAAEARRKREVGFVFQEATLLPWRTVRDNVCLPLQVGKGRIAKSVEPRADHWLELVGLAHLSDRYPNQLSGGQRQRVSIARALQCEPDILLMDEPFGALDEITRDRLNDELLSIWRRTHATILFVTHSITEAIYLGGRVLVLAANPGRCQALIDLASLKDENGVCRRESPQAQDIAAQLRQLLREGGA
- a CDS encoding sugar ABC transporter ATP-binding protein, translating into MALVLDKIGKSFPGVRALNNASLALKGGEIHALMGENGAGKSTLIKVITGVHRPDSGTMTLDDAPLSLASPRDAIKLGISAVHQERNLIPRFSVAENILLEGLPVRNGLVDFRRANDEAREHLRKVGLDIDPATEVRRLSVAQMQMVEIAKALSHKAKVLLLDEPTASITDAETEILFRLVRQLRDQGTAILFVSHKLEEVLSLCDRVTVLRDGEATLRGAPMAGMTRQTLIEAMIGRAERPVIARAGKSREGMPKLELRDVATAAGHSDISFSLHRGEILGLYGLVGAGRTELIRAIIGKDKVTSGTIEIDGEPVRIHSVEEAIKRFRMGYVSEDRKHEGVILAHPIRSNIAMTVWDRIASTLGLIGAGQERKTAAPLARQLEIRTPSLEQLVGNLSGGNQQKVSLAKWLAADVDILFIDEPTVGIDIKAKAYIHELINGLADKGMAILLISSDMPEMAALADRILVMHDFRIVHEHQNDRKYETASRAIMSAIHAAEPGQTRTAS
- a CDS encoding ABC transporter permease, coding for MAPIDNDSPVPDAGRRSLLGLLTRGPAQLGILIILLILWAVFSSLAPGFLSRFNLNSMGRSVAIDVVVGFAQMVVLATGGMNLSVGAIGVCCVMAAGYLMQLAGLPIPVAILLTLAFGGFLGALNGLAIVKTGVNSFIVTLASASLFSGGMLIFTKGVPLNGLPATFGAFGRSGIGPIPSLAIVAFVIGATLYILFKHTVLGRQVLAVGANARTAEMSGIPVGRITIFVHVLSGVLAGAAALMLTSRLSAAMPAVAGDDWLLPSFLAPVIGGTALAGGMVSVIGTILGALLVATIRSGLLVLQVGNFWLQLFLGIFLLSAILFERYRTTLAISEQTRRA
- a CDS encoding ABC transporter permease — encoded protein: MKRDQLSLLEATILPVAGAFSLLVVWQWVLPALGVPAYIVPTPLSVLRTFASEWQGLVQNALPTWYEALLGFFLGNLIAVILAIVFVYSPRVRAAYFPVVLLFNTIPVLALAPIIILVFGLGILPKVVIAALLCFFPTLVNMVRGLTSATSNELELMHVLSASGWETFWRLRAPRSVPLLFASLRISATTSVIGAIVGEWIGSDRGLGAVIIQSTFNYQAERLFAAVLLASLSGIIFFAIVGRIERIFRRLASP
- a CDS encoding alpha/beta hydrolase, which codes for MKPQENQAPVDRSRLLQEYRTLLEEIDALGGPALETLSPQEARADSEVRLALLWGAKDEVADIENLEIPNGEMKLKARLYRRADARRTILFLHGGGWMVGSIETHDGPVRTLANAARANVLSVEYRKAPEAPFPAAFEDAEAALLWLQENGEVRGLDAGRLILAGDSAGASLCASLAIRARHLGVGLAGQVLIYPATDLSSTTASRAEFASGFSLDQSTMIWYAENYLSGGTPPADPRVSPLLASNLAGLAPTLLITADHDPLRDEGRAYAQRLIAAGNDVCYEEWQGTIHGFFIMDRAGKTARKLIGRIGQWAENLWNRHDYAERGGD
- a CDS encoding GntR family transcriptional regulator, yielding MTMPSEVETEGAAAAVRSEPIYLTIYQVLRDHLERRALTPGLVLGQTNVARAFNVSRIPAGIALARLLSEDLVQTFEGRGYIVPGGDPQRGDLFAAGLDLPHSLTVPVVNRREQIYPEVEHAVAVCLAYGRFLLNETALAQHYDVSRTIAHEVLTQLERSGIIEQDSNNRWYAGPLSARVFRHHYDMRRLLEPEALRQAYASLDKPALEERRLRLKSLGSYPQAPEKLERAEADLHLDSLAPCPNTVLLSAVRRSQRVLIATHSTFANFRTEEEISRMISEHTRVYDALLAGDIDKASAALADHLRRALDPNLTILQHLPAIPAGLTPPYLIQVKGER
- a CDS encoding L-rhamnose mutarotase, giving the protein MQRMGMVIGLEPDKVAEYKALHAAVWPEILALISACNITNYSIFLKEPENLLFGYWEYVGDDFTADMAKMAADPANKAWWAACMPCQRPLATRKEGEWWATMPEVFHLD
- a CDS encoding sugar ABC transporter substrate-binding protein produces the protein MTIRSFIAAGLACSVALAPLGAFASDNKIALVPGGPHPYFAPWEQAAADAAKDFGIAAVDYKVPSEWKLEAQTELLESLAAQGTNGFGVFPGDAVGINATVSEMKSNSIPSVALGGCAQDPTDVGLCLATDVSQSAYLGTKALIEAMGGKGTIVHLAGLLVDPNTTLRVKAVEKAVGETNGAVTLLQTVGDTDSQEQGDQKINALLAAQKDKINGMIATGYISSVVAATALKNLGDKKIKLVGIDDDKIILDGIRDGFVAGTMAQNPYGQAYIGAYVLDQMAEGCSVKADAPWIATPQTAHFVDSGTLLISAKNVDGYKDDLKALTKKLQASFKDTYLSCK
- a CDS encoding mandelate racemase/muconate lactonizing enzyme family protein, whose protein sequence is MARIEKIELRMVDLPPKVKRTDAIQSFVSQETPIVTITDSDGASGTGYSYTIGTGGSSVMRLLSDHLVPLLIGEDADCIEAIWHKLEFATHATTIGAITALALAAVDTALWDLRAKKQKLPLWKLAGGAKDSCPLYTTEGGWLHIEKQALVEDALQAKAKGFSGSKVKIGRPHGAEDYDRLSAMRAALGDGFEIMTDCNQGFTVDEAIRRAARLEELDLAWIEEPLPADDLDGHIRLSRSTSTPIAVGESLYSIRHFREYMQKGACSIVQVDVARIGGITPWLKVAHAAEAFDIPVCPHFLMELHVSLVCAIQNGKYVEYIPQLDDLTTKGMEIRNGHAIAPSQPGIGIEWDWEAVKARSIAEFTTAITQGR